A DNA window from Impatiens glandulifera chromosome 7, dImpGla2.1, whole genome shotgun sequence contains the following coding sequences:
- the LOC124909936 gene encoding polyol transporter 5-like: protein MSGAGIFIKKDLNLSNIQLEVLMGILNVYSLVGSFAAGRTSDLIGRRYTIVTAAVIFFFGALLMGLAPNYALLMVGRFVAGVGVGYAMVIAPVYTTEISPASCRGFLTSLPEVFINIGILLGYLSDFAFSNFSLKLGWRIMLGVGAIPSVFIGLAALIMPESPRWLVMQGRLGEARQTLHRVSDSLDEANLRLAEIKKAAGISSDCNDDIVTVAKKSHGEGVWRELLQRPTPAVRHILLATLGVNFFQQASGIDAVVLYSPKIFEKAGITSDNQKLLATVLVGVVKTTFILVGTFTFDRVGRRPLFLYSMGGMVISLASLGTWLTVINHSKTKLTWEIAMAIVSVLTFVATFSIGMGPAAWVYCSEIFPLSLRAQGVSMGIGVNRVMSGVISMTFLSLQEAITIGGAFFLFMGVGIVGWIFFYTLLPETRDKSLEEIQSLFGTFFNWRLTSAEIVKNQDANDNQIEMESSTNDHN, encoded by the exons ATGAGTGGAGCTGGGATATTCATAAAGAAAGATCTTAATTTGTCGAATATTCAGCTGGAGGTTCTTATGGGGATACTCAATGTTTATTCCCTAGTTGGATCTTTTGCAGCTGGAAGGACGTCGGATTTGATCGGCCGACGCTATACCATTGTAACTGCTGCAGTTATTTTTTTCTTCGGCGCGTTGTTGATGGGGCTGGCCCCTAATTACGCTTTATTGATGGTGGGTCGATTCGTGGCTGGAGTCGGTGTTGGATACGCTATGGTGATTGCACCTGTCTATACAACCGAGATCTCGCCAGCGTCGTGTCGGGGCTTTCTGACCTCCTTGCCTGAAGTTTTTATTAACATTG GTATATTGCTTGGATACCTATCCGATTTCGCCTTCTCCAATTTTAGTTTAAAGCTCGGATGGCGGATAATGCTCGGAGTAGGAGCCATTCCGTCGGTCTTTATCGGCCTCGCAGCGTTAATAATGCCAGAGTCACCCCGTTGGCTCGTGATGCAAGGACGGCTTGGCGAAGCTAGGCAAACCCTCCACCGTGTCTCCGATTCGCTAGACGAGGCAAACCTCCGCCTAGCCGAAATTAAAAAAGCCGCCGGAATTTCCTCAGACTGCAACGACGATATTGTAACCGTCGCAAAAAAAAGTCACGGCGAAGGCGTTTGGCGGGAGCTCCTCCAACGTCCAACTCCAGCCGTCCGCCATATCTTGTTAGCTACCCTTGGGGTTAATTTCTTCCAACAGGCGTCTGGCATAGACGCTGTAGTTTTATATAGTccgaaaatatttgaaaaagcCGGAATTACTAGCGACAATCAGAAACTATTAGCGACGGTTCTAGTTGGAGTTGTGAAAACAACTTTTATTTTAGTGGGAACGTTCACGTTCGACCGGGTCGGGAGACGACCGTTGTTTTTGTATAGTATGGGGGGAATGGTAATATCACTTGCGAGTTTAGGGACATGGTTGACGGTTATAAACCATTCCAAGACGAAGCTAACATGGGAGATTGCTATGGCTATTGTATCGGTTCTCACTTTCGTGGCGACGTTTTCAATCGGAATGGGACCGGCGGCGTGGGTTTATTGCTCGGAGATTTTCCCGTTGAGTTTACGTGCTCAGGGAGTTAGCATGGGGATTGGTGTGAATCGTGTTATGAGTGGGGTAATTTCCATGACATTTCTTTCTTTACAAGAAGCCATTACTATCGGTGGGGCGTTTTTCTTGTTCATGGGGGTGGGAATCGTAGGGTGGATATTCTTCTATACTCTACTACCGGAGACACGAGATAAATCACTTGAAGAGATACAAAGCTTGTTTGGGACATTCTTTAATTGGAGGTTAACCTCGGCAGAAATAGTTAAGAATCAAGATGCCAATGACAATCAAATTGAGATGGAATCATCTACTAATGATCATAATTAA